Proteins from one Aspergillus nidulans FGSC A4 chromosome VIII genomic window:
- a CDS encoding uncharacterized protein (transcript_id=CADANIAT00001689) — protein MMPRSTAAVAVFSPKKKETIPREHGTEGNVCPRSTQGPSKLILTRWIATQNASNQTHSDKDTILRLQALNNTQAAEFEPTVFVTWDMKDLAKLPSILKRLIQAYIATARQIVRVETDVVMLTHLILYFTTSVPSALYLFGPGNFTWVHGILHWIMQSYYVGTYTLMMHQHIHMGGILKKSFWWFDGLFPYITNPLMGHTWNSYYYHHVKHHHVEGNGPGDLSSTIRYQRDELIDFLCYVGRFFFFIWAELPLYFWRKGKFGMAAKAAFWELGNYLVVALLWHYVNWRATLCVFVLPLLQLRVGLMVGNWGQHAFVDEVDPNSDFRSSITLIDVPSNRFCYNDGYHTSHHLNPRRHWREHPVSLLQQKDRYAAEHALVFRNIDYIMITIRLLRKDYAYLAKCLVPIGEQVGMSMDERAEMLRRKTRRFSEKDVRAKF, from the exons ATGATGCCGAGATCCacggcagcagtggcagtCTTCAGcccgaagaaaaaggaaacgATCCCGCGGGAGCACGGAACAGAGGGAAATGTATGTCCACGCTCTACTCAGGGCCCGAGTAAGCTCATACTGACAAGGTGGATAGCGACCCAAAATGCGTCAAATCAGACACATTCCGATAAAGACACAATACTGAGACTCCAAGCTCTGAACAACACTCAAGCGGCCGAGTTCGAGCCCACCGTCTTCGTGACCTGGGACATGAAAGATCTCGCAAAATTGCCTAGCATACTAAAAAGGCTAATACAAGCCTACATTGCGACTGCGCGACAGATAGTTCGTGTCGAGACAGACGTTGTCATGCTCACACATCTTATCCTCTACTTCACTACGTCAGTCCCGAGCGCCCTCTACCTTTTCGGGCCTGGAAACTTCACCTGGGTCCACGGCATCCTGCACTGGATTATGCAATCCTACTATGTAGGCACGTATACGCTCATGATGCACCAGCACATCCATATGGGCGGGATCCTAAAAAAGAGTTTCTGGTGGTTTGACGGGTTGTTTCCGTACATCACGAACCCGCTGATGGGCCATACCTGGAACTCATATTACTACCATCATGTCAAGCACCACCATGTTGAAGGAAATGGGCCAGGTGACCTGTCTTCGACGATCCGGTACCAGCGCGATGAACTGATCGACTTTCTGTGCTATGTCGGCcgctttttcttcttcatctgggccGAGCTGCCGCTTTACTTCTGGCGCAAGGGAAAGTTCGGTATGGCGGCCAAAGCTGCGTTCTGGGAACTAGGAAACTACCTCGTTGTGGCGCTGCTCTGGCATTATGTCAATTGGAGAGCGACGTTATGTGTCTTCGTCTTGccgcttctgcagctgcgtGTGGGATTGATGGTGGGTAATTGGGGACAACACGCCTttgtcgacgaggtcgatCCGAATTCGGACTTTCGGTCGAGTATTACTCTTATTGATGTTCCT AGCAACCGCTTCTGTTACAATGATGGTTATCACACGTCTCACCACCTTAACCCCCGCCGACACTGGCGCGAGCACCCGGTTTCCCTCCTGCAGCAGAAAGACCGCTATGCGGCAGAACACGCGCTCGTATTCCGCAACATCGACTACATCATGATCACGATACGGTTGTTGCGCAAGGACTACGCGTATCTTGCGAAATGCCTAGTACCAATCGGCGAGCAGGTGGGCATGAGTATGGACGAGAGGGCGGAGATGCTCagaaggaagacgaggaggttTAGCGAGAAAGATGTTAGAGCAAAGTTCTGA